A window of the Lepisosteus oculatus isolate fLepOcu1 chromosome 14, fLepOcu1.hap2, whole genome shotgun sequence genome harbors these coding sequences:
- the LOC138242762 gene encoding zona pellucida sperm-binding protein 3-like produces MLSCFNTVLWFTYFTPVAIERDVNLAMRSFLFMLCLCTGAGLPALVSAGPAGWDSRELALQADLPAPEDAAQLEDLNLADAPSEDLSASENDSQSLAPDFRRLPVSRDAYSPYFDKEKMKPEAGSRPLPAYIKSVLFPPQRGRQPARPAIGGTRGVAVWCDSSRMYVRVSRLLFGFSCRPSEVTLGNCSVSRTTRSYFYFIYGLHECGTERSVVQGRLVYSNTLRYAPPSSSAPVHRFIPFSVPVKCSYNRFHYSYKVGYVPTWARRRTFFKDLKNKHSFVLLTTNSRWVRLSPKDEYFLGQPMYFQATAYFATAEQRLYIHSCYVTEKPDQHSQPRFPVIDNLGCMVDSKADGCLSRFVPSKQKDVLRFTIDAFLFQKKLSRKHEVTELYMHCVMAVAPAKATPGTKSCTYNREAKRWEELYGDHEVCACCESRCAGSRNEGTRSLVTSSRVAVAPVEAPLDVGADWTEDEEGDPQSSSEDAESTSEDVEGAEDFGDVGQWTGA; encoded by the exons atgctttcttgcttcaacacagttttgtggtttacttattttactccTGTAGCAATTGAGCGGGACGTTAATTTGGCGATGCGCTCGTTTCTCTTTATGCTGTGCCTGTGCACAGGGGCCGGGCTCCCCGCACTGGTTTCCGCcgggccggctggctgggactctcgggaattggcgctccaggccgacctcccggctcctgaagacgcagcccagttggaggacttgaacctggcagatgcgccctccgaagacctgtctgcaagcgagaacgactcgcagtccttggctcccgactttcgccgccttcccgtgtccagagacgcgtactcgccctacttcgacaaggagaagatgaagcccgaagccggcagccgccccttacccgcctacatcaagagcgtcctgtttcctccccagcgagggcggcagccggctcgcccggccatcgggggcacccgaggagtggctgtgtggtgcgactccagcaggatgtacgtgagggtcagtcggcttctgttcggcttcagctgtcggccatcggaggtgaccttgggcaactgcagcgtcagccgaaccacacgcagttacttctacttcatctacgGGCTTCACGAGTGCGGCACCGAGCGATCG gttgtccagggccgcctggtgtactccaacactctccgctatgccccgccctcctccagtgcacctgtgcatcgcttcattcccttctctgtgccggtcaagtgctcctacaacag gttccactactcctacaaggttggctatgtccccacgtgggccaggagaaggaccttcttcaaggacctgaagaacaaacacagctttgtgctgctcaccaccaact cccgctgggtccggctctctcctaaggatgagtacttcctgggtcagcccatgtacttccaggccactgcctactttgccacagcagagcagaggctgtacatccactcgtgttacgtaacggagaaaccagaccagcactcccagccccgtttccctgtgatcgacaacttggg gtgcatggtggacagcaaggcagatggctgcctgtccaggtttgtcccctccaagcagaaggatgtgctccgcttcacaattgatgccttcctcttccagaagaagctgtccaggaag catgaagtgactgagctgtacatgcactgtgtcatggctgtggctcctgctaaagcaacaccagggaccaagtcctgcacctacaacagggaggctaagag gtgggaggagctgtatggtgaccatgaggtctgtgcctgctgtgagtccaggtgtgctggcagtcggaatgaag gtaccaggagcctggtgaccagtagtcgggtggctgtggcaccagtagaagctcctctggatgtgggagctgactggactgaggatgaggagggagaccctcagagctccagtgaagatgctgagagcaccagtgaggatgtggagggagcagaggactttggagatgttggccagtggacag gtgcctga